A genome region from Nocardia sp. NBC_00565 includes the following:
- a CDS encoding PDR/VanB family oxidoreductase, producing the protein MTAVEQFRPGAGLRMIASAVDTYKRVFTEGKSAQLLSRAQPVRHTGYDFELAVMGIEAEADEVLSLTLCDPDGADLPAWTPGAHIDVFLPSGRQRQYSLNSDPDDRSSYRIAVRYIADGDGGSREIHEGLRVGDRLRVRGPRNAFPLITAPEYFFVAGGIGITAILPMVTAAERAGIPWRLMYFGRSRTRMPFLYELARFTGGDVVVRPDDEYGVPDPRMIFEQTPTGAAVYVCGPPPLAEGARKVLSLHDPTASLHTERFSAVPVRDGAAFRIRLRRSGTEVDVAADESALAAIKRAVPGVPYSCQQGFCGACRAGVLSGEVDHQDRALLPSERDGAMLTCVSRARGGELELDL; encoded by the coding sequence AGGGAAATCGGCGCAACTGCTTTCGCGGGCGCAGCCGGTGCGCCACACCGGCTACGACTTCGAGCTGGCGGTCATGGGGATCGAGGCCGAGGCGGACGAGGTGCTCAGCCTGACCCTGTGCGATCCGGACGGCGCGGACCTGCCCGCGTGGACGCCGGGCGCCCATATCGATGTGTTCCTCCCCTCGGGTCGGCAGCGGCAGTACTCGCTCAACAGTGACCCGGATGACCGCAGCTCCTACCGGATCGCGGTGCGCTACATCGCCGATGGCGACGGCGGCTCCCGGGAGATCCACGAGGGGCTGCGCGTCGGCGACCGGTTGCGGGTACGCGGACCACGCAACGCGTTCCCGCTCATCACCGCGCCGGAGTACTTCTTCGTGGCCGGTGGCATCGGGATCACCGCGATTCTGCCGATGGTCACCGCGGCCGAACGTGCCGGAATACCGTGGCGCTTGATGTATTTCGGGCGCTCGCGGACGCGGATGCCCTTCCTGTACGAGTTGGCTCGCTTCACCGGCGGTGATGTGGTGGTGCGTCCGGACGACGAGTACGGGGTGCCGGATCCGCGCATGATCTTCGAGCAGACGCCTACCGGTGCGGCGGTATATGTCTGCGGGCCACCGCCGTTGGCGGAGGGGGCACGCAAGGTGCTGTCGCTGCACGATCCGACCGCCTCCCTGCATACCGAGCGGTTCTCGGCGGTGCCGGTGCGCGATGGCGCGGCGTTCCGGATTCGGTTGCGCCGCAGTGGGACCGAGGTGGATGTCGCGGCCGATGAGTCCGCGCTGGCCGCGATCAAGCGCGCGGTGCCCGGCGTCCCGTACTCGTGCCAGCAGGGCTTCTGTGGGGCGTGCCGGGCCGGTGTGCTGTCGGGTGAGGTCGACCATCAGGACCGTGCGCTGCTCCCGAGCGAACGCGACGGTGCGATGCTGACCTGTGTATCTCGTGCCCGCGGTGGCGAACTCGAATTGGATCTGTAG
- a CDS encoding TetR/AcrR family transcriptional regulator: MSTETSPANGPARRGRPPQTQEQAEEVRARIVLATAAVFTRTGSRGLSVAQIIEQAGLARPTFYRYFGNAIEPLHLVLDASNDGLVDGIRTALTDPDEPVELGIRLIDAYLDWAHGHGAMLRPLFAELHDPTSPVSAYRERALDDIRALVRETFTELGRAVPSPLDLDAALHVCEYVVYRISAGAAPGSEPDAETVAAARLTMIRVLLTTLGSRADLEYAMTLPGIFPAAD; encoded by the coding sequence ATGTCCACTGAAACGTCCCCGGCGAACGGCCCGGCCCGGCGCGGCCGCCCACCGCAGACCCAGGAGCAGGCCGAGGAGGTCCGCGCCCGCATCGTGCTCGCCACCGCCGCGGTATTCACCCGCACCGGGTCGCGCGGCCTCAGCGTCGCGCAGATCATCGAACAGGCCGGGCTGGCCAGACCCACCTTCTACCGCTACTTCGGCAATGCCATCGAACCGCTGCACCTGGTGCTGGACGCGTCGAACGACGGCCTGGTCGATGGCATCCGCACGGCACTCACCGACCCCGACGAGCCCGTCGAACTCGGCATCCGGCTCATCGACGCCTACCTCGACTGGGCCCACGGACACGGCGCGATGCTGCGCCCACTGTTCGCCGAACTACACGACCCGACCTCACCCGTATCGGCGTATCGCGAACGGGCGCTGGACGATATCCGCGCGCTGGTCCGCGAAACCTTCACCGAACTCGGCCGCGCGGTCCCGTCGCCGCTGGATCTCGATGCGGCCCTGCATGTTTGCGAGTACGTGGTCTACCGGATCTCGGCGGGCGCGGCACCGGGCAGCGAGCCCGACGCGGAAACCGTTGCCGCCGCACGGCTCACCATGATCCGCGTCCTGCTCACCACGCTCGGCAGCCGCGCCGATCTCGAGTACGCCATGACGCTGCCGGGCATCTTCCCGGCCGCGGACTGA
- a CDS encoding succinic semialdehyde dehydrogenase, which yields MTTARQLAEPTALPASLVQPLLDRAIAGGAPSVEVFAPATGHKIADLPQSSTADIETAFAAARTAQREWAGRSVRERVAVLRKFHDIVLAEQDVILDIVQIETGKSRAHAFDEVGDVAVNARYYASVAEKLLATRKPRGVLPVLTQVEVRHRPKGVVAVISPWNYPLALAASDALPALVAGNAVVARPDNQTALTALWAIDAAERAGLPRGLWQAVLGRGSVIGGAVIARADYVDYTGSSATGRTIAQQAGERLIGYSLELGGKNPLLVLADADVSRAARIAIRACFASAGQLCESMERIYVHDKVYDQFVGEFVEQVRAIELGGGLDFTSDMGSLTFQRQLDTVSAHVDDAVAKGAQVLAGGKARPDLGPFFYEPTVLAGVRPGMTVYREETFGPVVSIYQVGSDDEAIEQANDTAYGLNASVWTKDVDRGRQVAARINAGSVNVNEGFIAAWGSADAPSGGLGISGTGRRHGPEGLLKYIDTQTIAVQRMLPIAPLPGMSEELWAKTMTFYFGVMKTLCQK from the coding sequence ATGACGACCGCCCGCCAGCTGGCCGAACCGACCGCCCTGCCCGCGTCCCTGGTCCAGCCCCTGCTCGACCGCGCGATCGCGGGCGGCGCGCCCTCGGTCGAGGTGTTCGCGCCGGCGACCGGACACAAGATCGCCGATCTGCCACAGTCCTCGACGGCCGATATCGAGACCGCCTTCGCCGCCGCGCGCACCGCGCAGCGGGAGTGGGCCGGGCGCTCGGTCCGCGAGCGGGTCGCGGTACTGCGCAAATTCCACGACATCGTGCTCGCTGAGCAGGACGTGATTCTCGATATCGTGCAGATCGAGACCGGTAAGTCGCGCGCACATGCCTTCGACGAGGTCGGGGATGTGGCGGTCAACGCCAGGTACTACGCGTCGGTGGCGGAGAAACTGTTGGCCACGCGCAAGCCGCGGGGTGTGTTGCCGGTATTGACGCAGGTTGAGGTGCGGCATCGGCCGAAGGGCGTGGTCGCGGTGATCTCGCCGTGGAACTACCCGCTCGCGCTGGCCGCCTCCGATGCGCTGCCCGCACTGGTGGCGGGCAATGCGGTGGTCGCGCGGCCGGATAACCAGACCGCGCTCACCGCGCTGTGGGCGATCGACGCCGCCGAGCGCGCCGGGCTGCCGCGCGGACTGTGGCAGGCGGTGCTCGGCCGTGGCTCGGTGATCGGCGGTGCGGTGATCGCGCGCGCCGACTACGTCGATTACACGGGGTCGAGTGCGACCGGGCGGACCATCGCGCAGCAGGCCGGGGAACGGCTCATCGGCTACTCGCTCGAGCTCGGCGGCAAGAATCCGCTGCTGGTGCTCGCCGACGCCGATGTGTCCCGGGCGGCCAGGATCGCGATCCGGGCCTGCTTCGCTTCGGCGGGGCAGCTGTGCGAGTCGATGGAGCGAATCTATGTGCACGACAAGGTCTATGACCAGTTCGTCGGCGAATTCGTCGAGCAGGTGCGGGCGATCGAGTTGGGTGGTGGGCTCGATTTCACCAGTGATATGGGCTCGTTGACGTTCCAGCGTCAATTGGACACCGTCAGTGCGCATGTCGATGACGCGGTCGCCAAGGGCGCGCAGGTCTTGGCGGGCGGTAAGGCCCGGCCCGATCTCGGGCCGTTCTTCTACGAGCCGACCGTACTGGCCGGTGTGCGGCCCGGTATGACGGTGTACCGCGAGGAGACGTTCGGGCCGGTGGTCTCGATTTACCAGGTAGGCAGTGACGACGAAGCGATCGAGCAGGCGAATGACACCGCTTATGGTCTCAATGCGAGCGTCTGGACCAAGGATGTCGATCGAGGTCGTCAGGTGGCCGCGCGTATCAATGCGGGTTCGGTGAATGTGAACGAGGGCTTCATCGCGGCCTGGGGGAGTGCGGATGCGCCTTCCGGTGGACTTGGAATTTCCGGTACCGGGCGCAGGCACGGACCCGAAGGATTGTTGAAGTACATCGATACCCAGACGATCGCCGTGCAGCGCATGCTGCCGATCGCGCCGCTGCCCGGGATGTCCGAGGAGCTATGGGCGAAGACGATGACGTTCTACTTCGGGGTCATGAAGACGTTGTGCCAGAAGTGA
- a CDS encoding SDR family NAD(P)-dependent oxidoreductase — MKLDTVAQKNVLVTGAAQGLGKLFAERAVREGAAAVVLWDINESGLKETAVELSGRGSAVHHYVVDVASRDSISEAAAAVRAEVGDIDILVNNAGIVRGNSYFWETTDRADIDKTMAINSLAPMYITLEFLPAMVNGTGQARVMTIASSAGLVSNPRMSVYAASKWAALGWSDSVRIELEQAGHEHVKITTVCPTYINTGMFDGAKGFLFTPILEQDAVVDSSWREMKSGNPLVILPWTSRLNKAISGLLPIKLRDLFLNSVGVYHSMDEFTGRKK; from the coding sequence ATGAAATTGGATACGGTAGCGCAGAAGAACGTCCTGGTCACGGGTGCCGCGCAGGGCCTGGGCAAGCTGTTCGCCGAGCGGGCGGTGCGCGAGGGTGCGGCCGCGGTGGTGTTGTGGGATATCAACGAATCCGGGCTCAAAGAGACGGCGGTCGAGTTGTCCGGGCGAGGCAGCGCTGTTCACCACTACGTGGTCGACGTGGCCTCGCGGGACTCCATTTCCGAGGCCGCTGCGGCGGTGCGCGCCGAGGTCGGCGATATCGATATCCTGGTCAACAATGCGGGCATCGTGCGCGGCAACAGTTACTTCTGGGAGACGACCGATCGCGCCGATATCGATAAGACGATGGCGATCAATTCTCTTGCACCGATGTATATTACGCTGGAATTCCTGCCCGCGATGGTGAACGGTACGGGCCAGGCGCGCGTTATGACCATCGCCTCCTCGGCGGGCTTGGTTTCCAATCCGCGCATGAGCGTTTACGCGGCCTCGAAGTGGGCGGCGCTGGGTTGGTCGGATTCGGTGCGCATCGAGTTGGAGCAGGCGGGCCACGAGCACGTGAAGATCACCACGGTCTGTCCGACCTACATCAACACCGGAATGTTCGACGGCGCAAAGGGTTTCCTGTTCACGCCGATTCTGGAGCAGGACGCGGTCGTCGATTCCTCGTGGCGGGAAATGAAATCCGGTAATCCGCTGGTGATCCTGCCGTGGACGTCGCGGCTGAACAAGGCGATCTCGGGGCTGCTGCCGATCAAGCTGCGCGATCTGTTCCTGAATTCGGTTGGTGTGTACCACTCGATGGACGAGTTCACCGGGCGCAAGAAATAG
- a CDS encoding putative protein N(5)-glutamine methyltransferase, with amino-acid sequence MTATGNTDVVARLRAAGCVFAEDEARLLTAAAAETGADLAELVAQRVSGTPLEHLLGWAEFHGLRIAVTAGVFVPRQRTAFLVDEAADLARALPSKHPVVVDMCCGSGALGLALATILASEGHRITLAAADIEPAAVECARRNLTPIGAAVYEGDLFDPLPDELRGRIDILLANTPYVPSEMIAHMPPEARDHEPRTALDGGPDGLDIFRRVVDAARTWLAPGGHLLVESSAAQTPQAITVLTEYGFAGRIAESDELYATVVIGTKPAM; translated from the coding sequence GTGACGGCAACGGGAAATACCGACGTGGTCGCGCGACTACGCGCGGCGGGCTGTGTCTTCGCCGAGGACGAGGCGCGACTGCTCACCGCCGCCGCCGCGGAGACCGGTGCCGACCTGGCCGAACTCGTCGCCCAACGGGTATCGGGCACACCGCTCGAACACCTGCTCGGCTGGGCTGAATTCCACGGCCTCCGGATCGCCGTCACGGCGGGCGTCTTCGTCCCGCGCCAGCGCACCGCCTTCCTCGTCGACGAAGCCGCCGACTTGGCCCGCGCCCTGCCCAGTAAGCACCCCGTCGTCGTCGATATGTGCTGCGGCTCAGGCGCATTGGGCCTCGCTCTGGCGACGATCCTCGCATCCGAGGGCCACCGGATCACCCTCGCTGCCGCCGATATCGAACCGGCCGCGGTCGAGTGCGCGCGCCGCAATCTCACCCCGATCGGCGCGGCCGTCTACGAGGGCGACTTGTTCGACCCGCTACCCGACGAACTGCGCGGCCGCATCGACATTCTGCTGGCGAACACCCCGTACGTCCCGTCCGAGATGATCGCCCACATGCCGCCGGAGGCACGCGATCACGAGCCGCGCACCGCACTCGACGGCGGACCCGACGGCCTGGATATCTTCCGCCGCGTCGTCGACGCCGCCCGGACCTGGCTCGCGCCGGGCGGTCATCTGCTGGTCGAATCCAGTGCGGCCCAGACCCCGCAGGCGATCACCGTCTTGACCGAATACGGCTTCGCGGGCCGCATCGCCGAATCGGACGAACTCTACGCGACCGTCGTCATCGGCACCAAGCCCGCCATGTGA
- a CDS encoding YdcF family protein, which translates to MKIPRHWKLLLATWVTAAAITGLSDAPAMAGPDTNALYNSAQRAFTDGDDAAGRAELRQLIAADPADAEALSLQAIWSHYAGDLPAFADSLARLTAVDPELAQGTNNVLGAIGAAVGTLPNPLPAIVGPQTGIVVLGYGLLPDGSLRPELVNRLTAAWLQAVASPLSPIIVTGGNPQNGITEAEAMRAWLVGKGLPASRINVESRAGSTVQNALFSTKMLRDVGASSAVVVTSPNHIRRAVADFIVAGTQVVGATTSLEQLVSQLPPPAKQSQRGIYLDATRTFQLATSR; encoded by the coding sequence GTGAAGATCCCGAGGCATTGGAAACTCCTGCTGGCGACCTGGGTCACGGCCGCAGCGATCACCGGACTATCCGACGCGCCCGCGATGGCGGGCCCGGACACGAACGCCCTCTACAACTCCGCCCAGCGCGCCTTCACCGACGGCGACGACGCCGCCGGACGCGCCGAACTCCGACAACTGATCGCCGCCGATCCGGCCGACGCCGAGGCCCTCTCACTGCAGGCGATCTGGTCGCATTACGCCGGTGACCTGCCCGCATTCGCCGATTCGCTGGCCCGCCTGACCGCCGTCGATCCGGAGCTGGCACAAGGCACCAACAATGTGCTCGGCGCGATCGGCGCCGCCGTCGGCACCCTGCCGAACCCCCTGCCCGCGATCGTCGGCCCGCAAACCGGGATCGTGGTGCTGGGATACGGTCTGCTTCCGGATGGTTCGCTGCGCCCCGAGCTGGTCAACCGGCTGACCGCGGCCTGGCTGCAGGCGGTCGCCTCTCCGCTCTCGCCGATCATCGTCACCGGCGGCAACCCACAGAACGGGATCACCGAAGCCGAGGCCATGCGCGCCTGGCTGGTCGGCAAGGGGCTGCCCGCCTCCCGGATCAATGTCGAGAGCCGGGCCGGATCAACGGTGCAGAACGCGCTGTTCAGCACCAAGATGCTGCGTGATGTGGGCGCGAGCAGCGCGGTCGTGGTGACCTCACCCAACCACATCCGCCGCGCGGTCGCCGATTTCATCGTCGCGGGCACTCAGGTGGTCGGCGCGACCACCTCGCTGGAGCAGCTGGTTTCGCAGTTGCCGCCGCCCGCCAAGCAGTCGCAGCGCGGCATCTACCTCGACGCGACGCGCACCTTCCAGCTCGCCACCTCCCGCTGA
- a CDS encoding bifunctional 5,10-methylenetetrahydrofolate dehydrogenase/5,10-methenyltetrahydrofolate cyclohydrolase yields MDTVSLSGKELAAAINADTKERAAALTASGTAPRLALIVANDDPASAWYVNSLRKAAERLGIACDTIDLGADASIQRIRDELTARSADAGVDAIMLQTPLPTGIALDDVSSAIAATKDVDGVSPLSLGLLASGLEGFVPATSEAVVELLKHHEIPLAGRHVAVVGRSNIVGKPLAQLLLAENATVTICHSRTTDLPAVTSAADIVVAAAGRIGLVTGKHIREAATVIDVGTNEAPDGKIVGDVDPNSVRGKASALSPVPGGIGPVTTALLMRHVVIAAENAHTA; encoded by the coding sequence GTGGATACCGTTTCGCTGTCCGGCAAGGAACTCGCCGCCGCCATCAACGCCGACACCAAGGAGCGCGCCGCCGCGCTCACCGCGAGCGGAACCGCGCCGCGCCTGGCCCTGATCGTGGCCAATGACGATCCGGCCAGCGCCTGGTACGTGAACTCGTTGCGCAAGGCCGCCGAACGCCTCGGAATCGCCTGCGACACCATCGATCTCGGTGCGGACGCGAGCATCCAGCGGATTCGCGACGAACTCACCGCCCGCAGCGCGGACGCCGGCGTCGACGCGATCATGCTGCAGACCCCCCTGCCCACTGGTATCGCCCTCGACGATGTCAGCTCGGCCATCGCCGCCACCAAGGACGTCGACGGCGTCAGCCCACTGTCGCTCGGACTGCTCGCCTCCGGCTTGGAAGGCTTCGTTCCCGCCACCTCCGAAGCGGTCGTCGAACTACTGAAGCATCACGAAATCCCGCTTGCCGGTCGGCATGTCGCCGTCGTCGGCCGCTCCAACATCGTCGGCAAGCCGCTGGCCCAACTCCTGCTCGCCGAAAACGCCACCGTCACCATCTGCCATTCCCGCACCACCGACCTGCCCGCTGTCACCTCCGCCGCCGATATCGTCGTCGCCGCCGCGGGCCGCATCGGCCTCGTCACCGGCAAACACATCCGCGAAGCCGCGACCGTCATCGACGTCGGCACCAACGAGGCCCCCGATGGCAAAATCGTCGGCGATGTGGACCCGAACTCCGTGCGCGGCAAGGCCTCCGCCCTGAGCCCCGTCCCTGGCGGCATCGGCCCCGTAACCACGGCCCTCCTCATGCGCCACGTAGTCATCGCCGCCGAAAACGCCCACACCGCCTGA
- a CDS encoding MarR family winged helix-turn-helix transcriptional regulator encodes MDTAPDPDLPELFLRTAKRIRRNQVARLAPLGITPGQARALRILGHHDEPLRMAALADHLGIVPRSATTVVDALESAGLAARTPDPTNRRSTLVTLTEAGRAALSQMAAARRQAAEEVFATLAPEQRETLRALLATLDAAAMST; translated from the coding sequence ATGGACACTGCTCCCGATCCCGACCTCCCCGAGCTGTTCCTGCGCACCGCGAAACGCATCCGCCGCAACCAGGTCGCCCGCCTCGCGCCCCTCGGCATCACCCCAGGTCAGGCCCGCGCGCTTCGCATTCTGGGGCACCACGACGAGCCGCTGCGGATGGCCGCGCTCGCCGATCACCTCGGCATCGTCCCCCGCTCCGCCACCACCGTCGTCGACGCCCTCGAATCCGCGGGCCTCGCCGCCCGCACGCCGGATCCGACCAACCGGCGCTCCACCCTGGTGACACTCACCGAGGCCGGCCGAGCCGCGTTATCGCAGATGGCGGCAGCCCGCCGTCAGGCCGCCGAGGAAGTCTTCGCCACCCTCGCCCCCGAACAGCGCGAAACTCTGCGCGCCCTGCTCGCAACCCTCGATGCAGCCGCGATGAGCACATGA
- a CDS encoding ABC transporter ATP-binding protein — MQPPHQLRRIVRLFHPYRARLALVAALVGLSSLVALASPFMLRGILDDALPHGRTGLLTALAAGMVTVAVLTSVFGVLQTYISTAVGQDVMHDLRSAVYAQLQRMPLSFFTTTRTGEVQSRIANDIGGMQSTVTSTATSLVSNFTTVIASVIAMLALDWRLTAISLIMLPFFVWISRRVGDERRKITAQRQQKLAGMSAIVEESLSVSGILLGRTMGRAPALVDDFAQESRGLVDLEIRSGMAGRWRQSTIQIVMAAMPAVVYWAAGLTVAAGHPLVSIGTLVAFTTLQTSLLRPMVQLLNTGVEVQSSMSLFGRIFEYLDLKPDIEEPIAPVPVPDSAVQGGVRLDHVGFTYGGGTRDVLQDIDITVPAGTSLAIVGETGSGKTTLGYLVARLYDVTSGRVEIDGIDVRDLSFADLAAAVGVVSQETYLFHASVADNLRFAKPDATDEELYAAARAAQIHDHIASLPDGYDTLVGERGYRFSGGEKQRLAVARVILRNPPILVLDEATSALDNRTEQEVQAAIDALSEGRTTITIAHRLSTIRGADQIVVLDHGRIIERGTHRELMNLDGRYAALASGGDLLRVA, encoded by the coding sequence ATGCAGCCCCCACATCAACTTCGCCGGATCGTCCGGCTGTTTCATCCGTATCGCGCGCGCCTGGCTCTGGTCGCCGCGCTTGTCGGTTTGTCTTCACTGGTCGCGCTGGCATCGCCGTTCATGTTGCGCGGCATCCTCGACGACGCACTCCCGCACGGCCGCACCGGCTTGCTGACCGCGCTGGCCGCGGGCATGGTGACGGTCGCCGTGCTGACCAGTGTGTTCGGTGTACTGCAAACCTATATCTCGACAGCGGTCGGGCAAGACGTCATGCACGATCTGCGTTCCGCGGTGTATGCGCAATTGCAGCGAATGCCGTTGTCGTTCTTCACTACTACCCGCACCGGCGAGGTGCAGTCGCGCATCGCCAACGATATCGGCGGTATGCAGTCGACGGTCACTTCGACCGCGACCTCGCTGGTTTCGAACTTCACCACGGTGATCGCCTCGGTGATCGCGATGCTCGCGTTGGACTGGCGGCTCACCGCGATTTCGCTGATCATGCTGCCGTTCTTCGTCTGGATCAGTCGACGCGTCGGCGACGAGCGCAGGAAGATCACCGCGCAGCGGCAGCAGAAGCTGGCGGGCATGTCGGCGATCGTGGAGGAGTCGCTCTCGGTGAGCGGCATTCTGCTCGGGCGCACGATGGGACGCGCACCCGCACTGGTCGACGATTTCGCGCAGGAATCGCGCGGGCTGGTCGACCTGGAGATCCGGTCGGGGATGGCCGGTCGGTGGCGGCAGTCGACGATTCAGATCGTCATGGCTGCCATGCCTGCGGTCGTGTACTGGGCGGCGGGATTGACGGTGGCAGCCGGACATCCGCTGGTATCGATCGGCACACTGGTGGCGTTCACGACGCTGCAGACGAGCCTGCTGCGACCGATGGTGCAACTGCTGAACACCGGTGTGGAGGTACAGAGTTCGATGTCGCTGTTCGGACGGATCTTCGAGTACCTGGATCTGAAGCCGGATATCGAGGAGCCGATCGCGCCGGTGCCCGTTCCGGATTCGGCGGTGCAGGGTGGGGTTCGCCTCGACCACGTCGGCTTCACCTATGGGGGCGGAACCCGAGATGTATTGCAAGACATCGACATCACCGTGCCCGCCGGGACCAGTCTGGCCATCGTCGGCGAGACCGGCTCGGGCAAGACCACGCTCGGGTATCTGGTGGCGCGGCTCTACGACGTGACATCGGGACGGGTCGAGATCGATGGAATCGATGTGCGCGACTTGTCCTTTGCCGATCTCGCCGCTGCTGTCGGCGTGGTGTCGCAGGAGACGTACCTGTTCCACGCTTCGGTCGCGGACAATCTGCGTTTCGCCAAACCCGACGCCACAGATGAGGAGTTGTATGCGGCGGCGCGGGCCGCGCAGATCCACGACCATATCGCGAGTCTGCCGGACGGCTACGACACGCTGGTCGGCGAGCGCGGTTATCGGTTCTCCGGCGGTGAGAAGCAGCGGTTGGCGGTGGCTCGGGTGATCCTGCGCAATCCGCCGATCCTGGTGCTCGACGAGGCCACCAGCGCGCTGGACAACCGGACCGAACAAGAGGTCCAAGCGGCCATCGACGCACTGTCCGAGGGGCGCACCACTATCACCATCGCGCACCGCCTCTCCACCATCCGCGGCGCCGATCAGATCGTCGTCCTCGATCACGGCCGCATCATCGAACGCGGAACCCACCGAGAGCTCATGAACCTCGACGGCCGCTACGCCGCCCTCGCCTCCGGCGGCGATCTCCTCCGCGTCGCCTGA
- a CDS encoding winged helix-turn-helix transcriptional regulator produces the protein MDTIVDWSESDNLVKSYLTNCPARDVLNVLADKWVLLVLGVLRAAGDPVRFNDLRRRLDGITQKMLTRTLRNLERDGLVRRAVYPTVPPRVEYSLTELGASLGELSHAMGLWSVRHHTEIMSARAEFDTRAATEPQPV, from the coding sequence ATGGATACCATCGTCGACTGGTCCGAGTCCGACAACCTGGTCAAGAGCTATCTGACGAACTGCCCGGCCCGCGATGTGCTCAACGTCCTCGCCGACAAATGGGTGCTATTAGTGCTCGGCGTACTGCGGGCGGCGGGCGATCCGGTCCGCTTCAACGACCTACGCCGCAGACTGGACGGCATCACACAGAAGATGCTCACCCGCACCCTGCGCAATCTCGAGCGCGACGGCCTGGTCCGCCGCGCCGTCTACCCCACCGTGCCGCCCCGAGTCGAATACTCGCTCACCGAACTGGGCGCCAGCCTCGGCGAACTGAGCCACGCGATGGGCCTGTGGTCGGTGCGCCACCACACCGAAATCATGTCCGCCCGAGCAGAATTCGATACCCGAGCCGCCACCGAGCCCCAACCCGTCTAA
- a CDS encoding NADP-dependent oxidoreductase has product MLAITQQTFGGPEVLEIVEVDRPSAGPGEVVVRVAATGMNAADWKLRSGLVRKLGDPPFTLGFDVSGIVDEVGAGVERFQLGDEVYGMVLSRSGGYAEYVVAQADILAPKPAIIDHIHAAALPTAVLTAWQGLAGVVAGQRVLVHAAAGGVGHFAVQLAKDRGAYVIGTARAAKHEFLRELGADEVIDYTTTDFADAVRDIDLVFDLVGGAYGSRSLPVLRAGGRLIDAQGNDAEDDPRYERLYVSPSGNDLRDIADLLEHGRLRVEIDQVLPMAEVVKAHQLSESGRVRGKIVLVPWNSPA; this is encoded by the coding sequence ATGCTGGCAATCACGCAACAAACATTCGGTGGTCCCGAGGTCCTGGAAATCGTCGAGGTCGATCGGCCCAGCGCCGGGCCGGGCGAGGTGGTGGTGCGGGTCGCCGCCACCGGTATGAACGCGGCGGACTGGAAGCTACGATCCGGGCTGGTGCGCAAACTGGGGGATCCGCCGTTCACCCTCGGATTCGACGTGTCCGGGATCGTCGACGAGGTCGGCGCGGGTGTCGAGCGATTCCAGCTCGGGGACGAGGTCTACGGCATGGTGCTGAGCCGTTCCGGTGGGTACGCGGAATACGTGGTGGCACAGGCCGACATCCTCGCGCCCAAACCCGCGATCATCGATCACATCCACGCCGCCGCGCTCCCGACCGCGGTGTTGACGGCTTGGCAGGGACTTGCCGGAGTCGTTGCCGGACAACGCGTACTGGTGCACGCGGCCGCGGGTGGTGTCGGGCATTTCGCGGTGCAGCTCGCGAAGGATCGCGGCGCGTACGTGATCGGCACGGCTCGTGCCGCCAAACACGAATTCCTGCGCGAGCTGGGCGCGGATGAGGTGATCGATTACACGACAACCGATTTCGCCGACGCGGTGCGCGATATCGACCTCGTCTTCGATCTCGTCGGCGGAGCGTACGGCTCGCGGTCGCTGCCGGTACTCCGCGCGGGCGGTCGCCTCATCGATGCGCAGGGCAACGATGCCGAGGACGATCCACGATACGAGCGGCTGTATGTTTCACCATCCGGCAACGACCTGCGGGATATCGCCGACTTGCTCGAACACGGGCGGTTGCGCGTCGAGATCGATCAGGTGCTGCCGATGGCCGAGGTGGTCAAGGCGCATCAGCTGAGCGAATCCGGGCGCGTGCGCGGGAAAATCGTACTGGTGCCCTGGAATTCGCCCGCCTGA